The Bacillus carboniphilus genome contains a region encoding:
- a CDS encoding alpha-ketoacid dehydrogenase subunit beta, translating into MAQMTMIQAITDALRTELKNDPNVLVFGEDVGVNGGVFRATEGLQKEFGEDRVFDTPLAESGIGGLAIGLALQDYRPVPEIQFFGFVFEVMDSISGQMARMRYRSGGRWTSPVTIRSPFGGGVHTPELHADSLEGLMAQQPGLKVVIPSTPYDAKGLLISSIRDNDPVIFLEHMKLYRSFREEVPEEEYTLPLGKADVKREGTDLTIVSYGAMVHESLKAAEKLQEEGYSVEVIDLRTVCPLDIETIIKSVEKTNRAIVVQEAQKQAGIAANVVAEINDRAILSLEAPVLRVTAPDTVYPFSSAEGVWLPNHKDVLETAKKVLNF; encoded by the coding sequence ATGGCGCAAATGACAATGATTCAAGCAATCACTGATGCGTTACGAACGGAGCTTAAAAACGATCCTAACGTATTAGTGTTTGGTGAAGATGTGGGAGTAAACGGTGGAGTTTTTCGCGCAACAGAAGGTTTGCAAAAAGAATTTGGAGAAGACAGAGTATTTGATACGCCCCTAGCGGAGTCAGGTATCGGTGGCTTAGCGATAGGTTTAGCTCTTCAAGATTACAGACCAGTACCAGAAATCCAGTTTTTTGGCTTCGTTTTTGAAGTAATGGACTCCATTTCAGGGCAAATGGCAAGAATGCGTTATCGCTCAGGTGGACGTTGGACTTCCCCAGTTACGATTCGTTCTCCATTTGGTGGTGGGGTTCATACACCAGAGCTTCATGCGGATAGTTTAGAAGGATTAATGGCTCAGCAACCTGGATTAAAAGTGGTTATTCCATCAACTCCGTATGATGCAAAAGGATTATTAATTTCATCTATTCGTGATAATGACCCAGTTATCTTTTTAGAGCATATGAAACTTTATCGTTCCTTTAGAGAAGAAGTTCCTGAAGAAGAATATACGTTACCACTTGGAAAAGCGGACGTGAAACGTGAAGGAACTGACTTAACGATTGTTTCCTATGGTGCCATGGTTCATGAATCATTAAAAGCAGCAGAAAAATTACAAGAAGAAGGATATTCTGTCGAAGTAATTGATTTACGTACAGTTTGTCCACTTGATATCGAAACGATTATCAAGTCTGTTGAAAAAACAAATCGTGCGATTGTTGTTCAAGAAGCACAAAAACAAGCTGGAATTGCAGCAAATGTTGTTGCTGAAATAAATGACCGCGCCATTTTAAGTTTAGAAGCTCCAGTTTTAAGAGTGACGGCTCCAGATACAGTCTATCCGTTTTCATCTGCTGAAGGTGTATGGTTACCTAATCACAAGGATGTACTTGAGACTGCGAAGAAAGTTCTTAATTTTTAA
- a CDS encoding dihydrolipoamide acetyltransferase family protein translates to MSFEFKLPDIGEGIHEGEIVKWFIQPGQEIDEDDVLAEVQNDKAVVEIPSPVKGKVLELKVSEGEVATVGQVIVSFDAPGYEDLQFKGGEEEEETKQEPEGEKQVESTPEEESKEEDSSRRVIAMPSVRKYARDHGVNIQKVTGSGENGRVLKDDIDTYLSGESHDVTKETPEKEVEIETPKTEEKEAEPVSAPKLEGDFPETREKLSGMRKAIAKAMVNSKHTAPHVTLMDEVDVTNLVAHRKAFKQVAADQGVKLTYLPYVVKALTSALKKYPMLNTSLDDNTDEVVQKHYYNIGIAADTDKGLLVPVVKHADSKAIFEISGEINELATKARDGKLQSAEMKGASCTITNIGSAGGQWFTPVINHPEVAILGIGRIAEKPVVNDGEIVVAPVLALSLSFDHRMIDGATAQNALNHIKRLLNDPQLILMEA, encoded by the coding sequence GTGTCATTTGAATTTAAATTACCAGACATTGGTGAGGGAATTCACGAAGGTGAAATCGTTAAATGGTTTATTCAGCCAGGTCAAGAAATTGATGAAGATGATGTGCTAGCGGAAGTGCAAAATGATAAAGCAGTGGTAGAAATTCCTTCTCCTGTGAAAGGAAAAGTATTAGAATTAAAAGTGAGCGAAGGTGAAGTTGCAACTGTCGGTCAAGTTATCGTATCTTTTGATGCACCTGGTTACGAAGATTTACAATTTAAAGGTGGAGAAGAGGAAGAAGAGACTAAGCAGGAACCAGAAGGGGAAAAACAAGTAGAATCAACTCCTGAAGAGGAAAGCAAAGAAGAAGATTCCTCTCGTAGAGTGATTGCGATGCCTTCTGTACGAAAATATGCTCGCGATCATGGTGTGAATATCCAGAAAGTAACGGGATCTGGTGAAAATGGACGAGTATTAAAGGATGACATTGATACTTATTTATCTGGAGAATCTCATGATGTAACGAAAGAAACTCCAGAAAAAGAAGTAGAGATAGAAACTCCTAAAACAGAAGAAAAAGAAGCAGAACCTGTAAGTGCGCCAAAACTTGAAGGTGATTTCCCTGAAACACGTGAAAAGCTAAGTGGAATGAGAAAAGCTATCGCTAAAGCAATGGTGAACTCTAAACATACGGCTCCTCACGTTACATTAATGGATGAAGTAGATGTAACAAATCTTGTGGCGCATCGCAAAGCCTTTAAACAAGTAGCTGCTGATCAAGGAGTTAAACTTACTTATTTACCTTACGTTGTAAAAGCGTTAACATCTGCATTGAAAAAATATCCTATGTTAAATACTTCTCTTGATGACAACACAGATGAAGTTGTTCAAAAACATTATTATAATATCGGGATTGCTGCTGATACAGATAAAGGATTATTAGTACCTGTTGTAAAGCATGCAGATAGTAAAGCAATTTTTGAAATCTCAGGCGAAATAAATGAACTTGCGACAAAAGCTCGAGATGGCAAGCTTCAATCTGCAGAGATGAAAGGTGCATCCTGTACGATCACCAATATTGGTTCAGCTGGTGGACAATGGTTTACTCCTGTAATTAATCATCCTGAAGTCGCAATTTTAGGTATTGGACGCATTGCAGAGAAACCAGTTGTTAATGACGGTGAGATTGTTGTAGCTCCAGTATTAGCTTTATCATTAAGCTTTGACCACCGTATGATTGATGGTGCGACAGCACAAAATGCGCTAAATCATATTAAACGTTTGCTTAATGATCCACAATTAATTTTAATGGAGGCATAA
- the lpdA gene encoding dihydrolipoyl dehydrogenase, translated as MVVGDFPIETDTLVVGAGPGGYVAAIRAAQLGQKVTIVEKGELGGVCLNVGCIPSKALISAGHRYAHAKHSEDIGITAENVKVDFTKVQEWKMSVVNKLTGGVDGLLKGNKVDIVKGEAYFVDENTVRVMDENSAQTYKFKNAIIATGSRPIEIPNFKFSKRVIDSTGALNLKEIPKKLVVIGGGYIGTELGTAYANFDTEVVILEAADDILSGFEKQMSSIVKRNLKKKGNVEIFTKAMAKGVQESEDGVVITYEVNGKEETVEADYVLVTVGRKANTDELGLDQVGVEMSERGIVNIDKQCRTSVSSIYAIGDIVEGPPLAHKASYEGKIAAEAIAGEASEIDYHGIPAVVFSEPELASVGYTEREAQDLGLDVATSKFPFAANGRALSLNSTDGFLKLVTRKEDGLLIGAQIAGPNASDMIAELGLAIEAGMTAEDIALTIHAHPTLGEITMEAAEVAIGNPVHIIK; from the coding sequence ATGGTTGTAGGAGATTTTCCGATTGAAACAGATACGCTCGTTGTTGGCGCAGGTCCAGGGGGATATGTAGCGGCTATTCGTGCTGCACAATTAGGTCAAAAAGTGACAATTGTAGAAAAAGGAGAACTAGGTGGAGTATGTCTTAACGTAGGTTGTATTCCTTCTAAAGCTTTAATTTCTGCAGGTCATCGCTATGCACATGCAAAACACTCTGAAGACATAGGGATTACTGCTGAAAATGTAAAAGTAGATTTCACAAAGGTTCAAGAATGGAAAATGAGTGTTGTAAATAAGTTAACGGGTGGAGTAGATGGTCTTTTAAAAGGAAATAAAGTTGATATCGTGAAAGGTGAAGCTTATTTCGTAGATGAGAACACAGTACGTGTGATGGATGAAAACTCTGCTCAAACATATAAGTTTAAGAATGCAATTATAGCAACTGGTTCACGCCCAATTGAAATTCCTAACTTTAAGTTTTCGAAGCGCGTAATTGATTCTACAGGTGCATTAAACTTAAAGGAAATTCCGAAGAAGCTAGTTGTCATTGGTGGCGGATATATCGGAACCGAACTTGGTACAGCATATGCTAATTTTGATACAGAAGTTGTTATATTAGAAGCTGCTGATGATATATTATCAGGTTTTGAAAAACAAATGAGTTCAATAGTGAAGCGTAACCTGAAGAAAAAAGGGAACGTCGAAATCTTTACGAAAGCCATGGCTAAAGGTGTTCAAGAGTCAGAAGATGGCGTAGTTATAACATATGAAGTGAATGGAAAAGAAGAAACAGTTGAAGCGGATTATGTTCTCGTTACGGTTGGAAGAAAAGCGAATACGGATGAACTTGGATTAGATCAAGTCGGTGTTGAAATGTCTGAAAGAGGAATTGTAAACATTGATAAACAATGTCGTACGAGTGTTTCAAGCATTTATGCTATTGGAGATATTGTTGAAGGACCACCTCTAGCTCATAAAGCATCTTATGAAGGGAAAATTGCGGCAGAAGCGATTGCTGGAGAAGCTTCCGAAATCGACTATCATGGAATACCTGCAGTTGTGTTTTCTGAGCCGGAATTAGCTTCAGTTGGGTATACAGAAAGAGAAGCACAAGATTTAGGTTTAGATGTAGCTACTTCTAAGTTCCCGTTTGCAGCTAACGGCCGTGCGCTTTCTTTAAATTCAACAGATGGATTCTTAAAGCTTGTAACTCGTAAAGAAGATGGGCTTTTAATTGGTGCGCAAATTGCGGGACCTAACGCATCTGACATGATTGCGGAATTAGGATTAGCGATTGAAGCTGGTATGACAGCAGAAGATATTGCTCTAACCATTCATGCTCATCCTACTCTTGGTGAAATCACCATGGAAGCAGCAGAGGTTGCTATTGGGAACCCTGTTCATATTATAAAATAA
- a CDS encoding DUF1885 family protein, with translation MQQSYIMLCDHNETVTINKITELLHHYKEITNKLSKQLNWEYEPRAFPYTIKISHTDQIILEATSLPYKKIFIELSPKRNQTGHMIQFTLTEESTFADKGKANELIKIIGKKLKGKIVLFNGRTIRDYM, from the coding sequence ATGCAGCAATCCTACATTATGCTTTGTGATCATAATGAAACTGTAACAATTAATAAGATTACAGAATTACTACACCACTACAAAGAAATAACAAATAAACTAAGTAAACAGTTAAACTGGGAATATGAACCTCGTGCGTTTCCATACACCATTAAAATAAGTCATACTGATCAAATTATTCTAGAAGCTACATCCCTTCCATATAAAAAAATCTTCATAGAACTTTCTCCTAAAAGAAATCAAACTGGCCATATGATTCAATTTACATTAACGGAAGAGTCTACTTTTGCAGATAAAGGAAAAGCAAATGAGCTTATTAAGATTATTGGGAAAAAATTAAAAGGCAAAATCGTTTTATTTAATGGGAGGACCATTCGTGATTACATGTGA
- a CDS encoding GapA-binding peptide SR1P, protein MGTIVCQHCNSTVSHFEDEKVTVLYGKCEDSHDQCVETHVDEL, encoded by the coding sequence ATGGGAACGATTGTTTGTCAACATTGTAATAGCACGGTTAGTCATTTTGAAGATGAAAAAGTAACGGTTCTTTATGGGAAATGTGAAGACAGTCATGACCAATGTGTCGAAACTCACGTTGACGAGTTATAA
- a CDS encoding UPF0223 family protein, whose protein sequence is MKKDYSYPIDFEWTTDEVIDVVTFFEAIEKAYETGIQREKLMNLYKKFKKIVPSKAEEKKITNQFEEESGFSTYRVVEKARKMNDGELISM, encoded by the coding sequence ATGAAAAAAGATTATTCCTATCCGATTGATTTTGAATGGACGACAGATGAGGTGATTGATGTGGTCACATTTTTCGAAGCGATTGAAAAGGCGTATGAAACAGGGATACAACGGGAAAAGTTAATGAATCTCTATAAAAAATTTAAAAAAATCGTTCCAAGTAAAGCAGAGGAAAAAAAGATTACGAACCAATTTGAAGAGGAAAGTGGTTTTTCTACTTATCGTGTAGTAGAAAAGGCAAGAAAAATGAATGATGGAGAACTGATTTCCATGTGA